From a region of the Balaenoptera musculus isolate JJ_BM4_2016_0621 chromosome 15, mBalMus1.pri.v3, whole genome shotgun sequence genome:
- the VPS16 gene encoding vacuolar protein sorting-associated protein 16 homolog isoform X1 — MRESRRPDSAWALPAPGCDTHNSHFRSPMSDSARPPQRPRGQEGSRGGRRGEQEPGPGPPGRGRGRGGGQVQPPTAVTAVAAASPRDPDGRKRKCLPGARARWVSPRRWSAAACTSHGLLHRELEPAWGLCLLPPSNDGMPQASSVFPCSTSLGDPCISQIAVILCQFASLKYELYSMDWDLKEELRDCLVAAAPYGGPIALLRNPGRKEKPASARPVLEIYSASGVPLASLLWKSGPMVSLGWSAEEELLCVQEDGVVLVYGLHGDFRRHFSMGNEVLQNRVLDARIFHTEFGSGVAILTGAHRFTLSANVGDLKLRRMPEVPGLQSAPSCWTTVCQDRVAHILLAVGPDLYLLDHAACSAVIPPGLAPGVSSFLQMAVSFTYRHLALFTDTGYIWMGTASLKEKLCEFNCNIRAPPKQMVWCSRPRSKERAVVVGWERRLMVVGDAPEGIQFVLDEDSYLVPELDGVRIFSRSTHEFLHEVPVASEEIFKIASMAPGALLLEAQKEYEKESQKADEYLREIQELGQLPQAVQQCIEAAGHEHWPDMQKSLLRAASFGKCFLDRFPPDSFVRMCQDLRVLNAIRDYHIGIPLTYSQYKQLTIQVLLDRLVLRRLYPLAIQICEYLRLPEVQGVSRILAHWACYKVQQKDVSDEDVARAINQKLGDTPGVSYSDIAARAYGCGRTELAIKLLEYEPRSGEQVPLLLKMKRSKLALSKAIESGDTDLVFTVLLHLKNELNRGDFFMTLRNQPMALSLYRQFCKHQELETLKDLYNQDDNHQELGSFHIRASYAAEERIEGRVAALQTAADAFYKAKNEFAAKATEDQMRLLRLQRRLEDELGGRFLDLSLHDTVTTLILSGQNKRAEQLARDFRIPDKRLWWLKLTALADLEDWEELEKFSKSKKSPIGYLGRGSGCRRCHRAPE, encoded by the exons ATGCGTGAGTCGCGGAGGCCCGACAGCGCCTGGGCCCTCCCCGCCCCGGGCTGCGACACTCACAACTCCCACTTCCGGTCACCCATGTCCGACTCTGCCCGACCCCCCCAACGCCCGAGGGGACAGGAAGGCAGCAGGGGTGGCCGCCGTGGGGAGCAGGAGCCAGGGCCGGGCCCACCCGGGCGTGGGAGGGGGCGCGGCGGCGGCCAAGTGCAGCCGCCCACAGCGGTGACGGCCGTAGCCGCGGCCTCGCCACGTGACCCGGACGGGCGGAAGCGGAAGTGCCTTCCTGGAGCCCGCGCTAGGTGGGTGTCCCCTCGGCGCTGGTCGGCTGCCGCCTGCACCAGCCATGGACTGCTACACCGCGAACTGGAACCCGCTTGGGGACTCTGCCTTTTACCG ccttcAAATGATGGCATGCCTCAAGCCTCCTCTGTCTTCCCATGCAGCACGTCTCTTGGTGATCCATGCATATCTCAGATTGCAGTCATCTTGTGCCAGTTTGCCAGTTT GAAATATGAGCTGTATAGCATGGACTGGGACCTGAAGGAGGAACTGAGGGACTGCCTGGTGGCCGCCGCGCCCTATGGGGGCCCCATTG CGCTGCTGAGGAACCCTGGGCGGAAGGAGAAGCCTGCCAGCGCACGGCCAGTTCTCGAGATCTACTCGGCTTCTGGTGTGCCTCTGGCCAGTCTGCTG TGGAAGAGTGGGCCCATGGTGTCCCTGGGCTGGTCAGCTGAGGAGGAGCTGCTCTGTGTGCAGGAAGATGGGGTCGTGCTGGTTTATGGGCTTCATGGTGACTTCCGGAGACACTTCAGCATGGGCAAT GAGGTGCTCCAGAACCGGGTTCTAGATGCCCGGATCTTCCATACTGAGTTTGGTTCTGGGGTGGCCATCCTCACAGGGGCTCACCGCTTCACCCTCAGTGCCAATGTGGGCGACCTCAAACTCCGCCGGATGCCAGAGGTGCCAG GTCTGCAGAGTGCACCCTCATGCTGGACCACAGTGTGCCAGGACCGAGTGGCACACATTCTTCTGGCTGTAGGACCTGATCTTTACCTCCTGGATCACGCAGCCTGCTCTGCAGTG ATACCACCTGGCCTAGCTCCAGGAGTGAGCAGCTTCCTGCAGATGGCTGTCTCCTTCACCTACAGACACCTGGCGCTCTTCACAGACACAGGGTACATCTGGATGGGGACAGCATCTCTCAAG GAGAAGCTGTGTGAGTTCAACTGCAACATCCGGGCTCCCCCGAAGCAGATGGTCTG GTGCAGCCGTCCTCGCAGCAAGGAGAGGGCCGTTGTGGTAGGCTGGGAGAGGCGGCTAATGGTGGTGGGCGACGCACCTGAGGGCATCCA GTTCGTGCTGGATGAGGACTCCTACCTGGTGCCTGAGCTGGATGGGGTCCGCATCTTCTCCCGCAGTACCCATGAGTTCTTGCACGAGGTTCCAG TGGCCAGCGAGGAGATCTTTAAAATTGCCTCAATGGCCCCTGGAGCGCTACTGTTGGAGGCCCAGAAGGAATATGAG AAAGAGAGCCAGAAGGCGGATGAGTACCTGCGGGAGATCCAGGAGCTGGGGCAGCTGCCCCAGGCCGTGCAGCAGTGCATCGAGGCAGCGGGACATGAGCACTGGCCAGACATGCAGAAGAGTCTGCTCAGG GCGGCCTCCTTTGGAAAGTGTTTCCTGGACAGATTTCCACCCGACAGCTTTGTGCGCATGTGTCAGGACCTTCGTGTACTCAATGCCATTCGGGACTATCACATCGGGATTCCCCTCACCTATAGCCA atacaaGCAGCTCACCATCCAGGTGCTGCTGGACAG GCTTGTGTTGCGGAGGCTTTACCCCCTGGCCATTCAGATATGTGAGTACCTGCGGCTTCCTGAAGTGCAGGGCGTCAGCAGAATCCTGGCCCACTGGGCCTGCTACAAG GTACAACAGAAGGACGTGTCTGACGAGGATGTTGCTCGAGCCATTAACCAGAAGCTGGGGGACACACCTGGTGTCTCTTACTCTGACATTGCTGCACGAGCCTATGGCTGTGGCCGCACGGAGCTGGCCATCAAG ctgCTGGAATATGAGCCACGCTCTGGGGAACAGGTTCCCCTTCTCCTAAAGATGAAGAGGAGCAAACTGGCACTAAGCAAGGCCATCGAGAGTGGGGATACTGACCTGG TGTTCACGGTGCTGCTGCACCTGAAGAATGAGCTGAACCGAGGAGACTTTTTCATGACTCTTCGGAACCAGCCCATGGCCTTAAGTTTGTACCGACAG TTCTGTAAGCATCAAGAGCTAGAGACGCTGAAGGACCTTTACAATCAGGATGACAACCACCAGGAGCTGGGCAGCTTCCACATCCGAGCCAGCTACGCTGCAGAGGAG CGTATTGAGGGGCGAGTTGCAGCTCTGCAGACGGCAGCCGACGCATTCTACAAGGCCAAGAATGAGTTTGCAGCCAAG GCCACAGAGGATCAAATGCGGCTCCTACGGCTGCAGCGACGCCTAGAAGATGAGCTGGGGGGCCGGTTCTTAGACCTGTCTCTACACGACACGGTCACCACCCTCATCCTCAGCGGCCAAAACAAGCGCGCGGAGCAGCTGGCACGTGACTTCCGCATCCCTGATAAGAG GCTCTGGTGGCTGAAGCTGACCGCCCTGGCAGATCTAGAAGACTGGGAGGAGCTAGAGAAGTTTTCTAAGAGCAAGAAATCACCCATCGGCTATCTG GGACGTGGCTCAGGCTGCAGACGTTGCCATCGAGCACCGGAGTGA
- the VPS16 gene encoding vacuolar protein sorting-associated protein 16 homolog isoform X2: protein MDCYTANWNPLGDSAFYRTSLGDPCISQIAVILCQFASLKYELYSMDWDLKEELRDCLVAAAPYGGPIALLRNPGRKEKPASARPVLEIYSASGVPLASLLWKSGPMVSLGWSAEEELLCVQEDGVVLVYGLHGDFRRHFSMGNEVLQNRVLDARIFHTEFGSGVAILTGAHRFTLSANVGDLKLRRMPEVPGLQSAPSCWTTVCQDRVAHILLAVGPDLYLLDHAACSAVIPPGLAPGVSSFLQMAVSFTYRHLALFTDTGYIWMGTASLKEKLCEFNCNIRAPPKQMVWCSRPRSKERAVVVGWERRLMVVGDAPEGIQFVLDEDSYLVPELDGVRIFSRSTHEFLHEVPVASEEIFKIASMAPGALLLEAQKEYEKESQKADEYLREIQELGQLPQAVQQCIEAAGHEHWPDMQKSLLRAASFGKCFLDRFPPDSFVRMCQDLRVLNAIRDYHIGIPLTYSQYKQLTIQVLLDRLVLRRLYPLAIQICEYLRLPEVQGVSRILAHWACYKVQQKDVSDEDVARAINQKLGDTPGVSYSDIAARAYGCGRTELAIKLLEYEPRSGEQVPLLLKMKRSKLALSKAIESGDTDLVFTVLLHLKNELNRGDFFMTLRNQPMALSLYRQFCKHQELETLKDLYNQDDNHQELGSFHIRASYAAEERIEGRVAALQTAADAFYKAKNEFAAKATEDQMRLLRLQRRLEDELGGRFLDLSLHDTVTTLILSGQNKRAEQLARDFRIPDKRLWWLKLTALADLEDWEELEKFSKSKKSPIGYLPFVEICMKQHNKYEAKKYASRVGPEQKVKALLLVGDVAQAADVAIEHRSEAEMSLVLSHCTGATDGATADKIQRARAQAQKK from the exons ATGGACTGCTACACCGCGAACTGGAACCCGCTTGGGGACTCTGCCTTTTACCG CACGTCTCTTGGTGATCCATGCATATCTCAGATTGCAGTCATCTTGTGCCAGTTTGCCAGTTT GAAATATGAGCTGTATAGCATGGACTGGGACCTGAAGGAGGAACTGAGGGACTGCCTGGTGGCCGCCGCGCCCTATGGGGGCCCCATTG CGCTGCTGAGGAACCCTGGGCGGAAGGAGAAGCCTGCCAGCGCACGGCCAGTTCTCGAGATCTACTCGGCTTCTGGTGTGCCTCTGGCCAGTCTGCTG TGGAAGAGTGGGCCCATGGTGTCCCTGGGCTGGTCAGCTGAGGAGGAGCTGCTCTGTGTGCAGGAAGATGGGGTCGTGCTGGTTTATGGGCTTCATGGTGACTTCCGGAGACACTTCAGCATGGGCAAT GAGGTGCTCCAGAACCGGGTTCTAGATGCCCGGATCTTCCATACTGAGTTTGGTTCTGGGGTGGCCATCCTCACAGGGGCTCACCGCTTCACCCTCAGTGCCAATGTGGGCGACCTCAAACTCCGCCGGATGCCAGAGGTGCCAG GTCTGCAGAGTGCACCCTCATGCTGGACCACAGTGTGCCAGGACCGAGTGGCACACATTCTTCTGGCTGTAGGACCTGATCTTTACCTCCTGGATCACGCAGCCTGCTCTGCAGTG ATACCACCTGGCCTAGCTCCAGGAGTGAGCAGCTTCCTGCAGATGGCTGTCTCCTTCACCTACAGACACCTGGCGCTCTTCACAGACACAGGGTACATCTGGATGGGGACAGCATCTCTCAAG GAGAAGCTGTGTGAGTTCAACTGCAACATCCGGGCTCCCCCGAAGCAGATGGTCTG GTGCAGCCGTCCTCGCAGCAAGGAGAGGGCCGTTGTGGTAGGCTGGGAGAGGCGGCTAATGGTGGTGGGCGACGCACCTGAGGGCATCCA GTTCGTGCTGGATGAGGACTCCTACCTGGTGCCTGAGCTGGATGGGGTCCGCATCTTCTCCCGCAGTACCCATGAGTTCTTGCACGAGGTTCCAG TGGCCAGCGAGGAGATCTTTAAAATTGCCTCAATGGCCCCTGGAGCGCTACTGTTGGAGGCCCAGAAGGAATATGAG AAAGAGAGCCAGAAGGCGGATGAGTACCTGCGGGAGATCCAGGAGCTGGGGCAGCTGCCCCAGGCCGTGCAGCAGTGCATCGAGGCAGCGGGACATGAGCACTGGCCAGACATGCAGAAGAGTCTGCTCAGG GCGGCCTCCTTTGGAAAGTGTTTCCTGGACAGATTTCCACCCGACAGCTTTGTGCGCATGTGTCAGGACCTTCGTGTACTCAATGCCATTCGGGACTATCACATCGGGATTCCCCTCACCTATAGCCA atacaaGCAGCTCACCATCCAGGTGCTGCTGGACAG GCTTGTGTTGCGGAGGCTTTACCCCCTGGCCATTCAGATATGTGAGTACCTGCGGCTTCCTGAAGTGCAGGGCGTCAGCAGAATCCTGGCCCACTGGGCCTGCTACAAG GTACAACAGAAGGACGTGTCTGACGAGGATGTTGCTCGAGCCATTAACCAGAAGCTGGGGGACACACCTGGTGTCTCTTACTCTGACATTGCTGCACGAGCCTATGGCTGTGGCCGCACGGAGCTGGCCATCAAG ctgCTGGAATATGAGCCACGCTCTGGGGAACAGGTTCCCCTTCTCCTAAAGATGAAGAGGAGCAAACTGGCACTAAGCAAGGCCATCGAGAGTGGGGATACTGACCTGG TGTTCACGGTGCTGCTGCACCTGAAGAATGAGCTGAACCGAGGAGACTTTTTCATGACTCTTCGGAACCAGCCCATGGCCTTAAGTTTGTACCGACAG TTCTGTAAGCATCAAGAGCTAGAGACGCTGAAGGACCTTTACAATCAGGATGACAACCACCAGGAGCTGGGCAGCTTCCACATCCGAGCCAGCTACGCTGCAGAGGAG CGTATTGAGGGGCGAGTTGCAGCTCTGCAGACGGCAGCCGACGCATTCTACAAGGCCAAGAATGAGTTTGCAGCCAAG GCCACAGAGGATCAAATGCGGCTCCTACGGCTGCAGCGACGCCTAGAAGATGAGCTGGGGGGCCGGTTCTTAGACCTGTCTCTACACGACACGGTCACCACCCTCATCCTCAGCGGCCAAAACAAGCGCGCGGAGCAGCTGGCACGTGACTTCCGCATCCCTGATAAGAG GCTCTGGTGGCTGAAGCTGACCGCCCTGGCAGATCTAGAAGACTGGGAGGAGCTAGAGAAGTTTTCTAAGAGCAAGAAATCACCCATCGGCTATCTG CCCTTTGTGGAAATCTGCATGAAGCAACACAACAAATATGAAGCCAAAAAGTATGCTTCCCGCGTGGGTCCCGAGCAGAAGGTCAAGGCCTTGCTTCTTGTTGG GGACGTGGCTCAGGCTGCAGACGTTGCCATCGAGCACCGGAGTGAGGCAGAGATGAGCCTCGTATTGTCCCACTGCACCGGAGCCACAGATGGGGCCACGGCTGACAAGATTCAGCGGGCCCGGGCTCAAGCCCAGAAGAAGTGA
- the VPS16 gene encoding vacuolar protein sorting-associated protein 16 homolog isoform X3 encodes MDCYTANWNPLGDSAFYRKYELYSMDWDLKEELRDCLVAAAPYGGPIALLRNPGRKEKPASARPVLEIYSASGVPLASLLWKSGPMVSLGWSAEEELLCVQEDGVVLVYGLHGDFRRHFSMGNEVLQNRVLDARIFHTEFGSGVAILTGAHRFTLSANVGDLKLRRMPEVPGLQSAPSCWTTVCQDRVAHILLAVGPDLYLLDHAACSAVIPPGLAPGVSSFLQMAVSFTYRHLALFTDTGYIWMGTASLKEKLCEFNCNIRAPPKQMVWCSRPRSKERAVVVGWERRLMVVGDAPEGIQFVLDEDSYLVPELDGVRIFSRSTHEFLHEVPVASEEIFKIASMAPGALLLEAQKEYEKESQKADEYLREIQELGQLPQAVQQCIEAAGHEHWPDMQKSLLRAASFGKCFLDRFPPDSFVRMCQDLRVLNAIRDYHIGIPLTYSQYKQLTIQVLLDRLVLRRLYPLAIQICEYLRLPEVQGVSRILAHWACYKVQQKDVSDEDVARAINQKLGDTPGVSYSDIAARAYGCGRTELAIKLLEYEPRSGEQVPLLLKMKRSKLALSKAIESGDTDLVFTVLLHLKNELNRGDFFMTLRNQPMALSLYRQFCKHQELETLKDLYNQDDNHQELGSFHIRASYAAEERIEGRVAALQTAADAFYKAKNEFAAKATEDQMRLLRLQRRLEDELGGRFLDLSLHDTVTTLILSGQNKRAEQLARDFRIPDKRLWWLKLTALADLEDWEELEKFSKSKKSPIGYLPFVEICMKQHNKYEAKKYASRVGPEQKVKALLLVGDVAQAADVAIEHRSEAEMSLVLSHCTGATDGATADKIQRARAQAQKK; translated from the exons ATGGACTGCTACACCGCGAACTGGAACCCGCTTGGGGACTCTGCCTTTTACCG GAAATATGAGCTGTATAGCATGGACTGGGACCTGAAGGAGGAACTGAGGGACTGCCTGGTGGCCGCCGCGCCCTATGGGGGCCCCATTG CGCTGCTGAGGAACCCTGGGCGGAAGGAGAAGCCTGCCAGCGCACGGCCAGTTCTCGAGATCTACTCGGCTTCTGGTGTGCCTCTGGCCAGTCTGCTG TGGAAGAGTGGGCCCATGGTGTCCCTGGGCTGGTCAGCTGAGGAGGAGCTGCTCTGTGTGCAGGAAGATGGGGTCGTGCTGGTTTATGGGCTTCATGGTGACTTCCGGAGACACTTCAGCATGGGCAAT GAGGTGCTCCAGAACCGGGTTCTAGATGCCCGGATCTTCCATACTGAGTTTGGTTCTGGGGTGGCCATCCTCACAGGGGCTCACCGCTTCACCCTCAGTGCCAATGTGGGCGACCTCAAACTCCGCCGGATGCCAGAGGTGCCAG GTCTGCAGAGTGCACCCTCATGCTGGACCACAGTGTGCCAGGACCGAGTGGCACACATTCTTCTGGCTGTAGGACCTGATCTTTACCTCCTGGATCACGCAGCCTGCTCTGCAGTG ATACCACCTGGCCTAGCTCCAGGAGTGAGCAGCTTCCTGCAGATGGCTGTCTCCTTCACCTACAGACACCTGGCGCTCTTCACAGACACAGGGTACATCTGGATGGGGACAGCATCTCTCAAG GAGAAGCTGTGTGAGTTCAACTGCAACATCCGGGCTCCCCCGAAGCAGATGGTCTG GTGCAGCCGTCCTCGCAGCAAGGAGAGGGCCGTTGTGGTAGGCTGGGAGAGGCGGCTAATGGTGGTGGGCGACGCACCTGAGGGCATCCA GTTCGTGCTGGATGAGGACTCCTACCTGGTGCCTGAGCTGGATGGGGTCCGCATCTTCTCCCGCAGTACCCATGAGTTCTTGCACGAGGTTCCAG TGGCCAGCGAGGAGATCTTTAAAATTGCCTCAATGGCCCCTGGAGCGCTACTGTTGGAGGCCCAGAAGGAATATGAG AAAGAGAGCCAGAAGGCGGATGAGTACCTGCGGGAGATCCAGGAGCTGGGGCAGCTGCCCCAGGCCGTGCAGCAGTGCATCGAGGCAGCGGGACATGAGCACTGGCCAGACATGCAGAAGAGTCTGCTCAGG GCGGCCTCCTTTGGAAAGTGTTTCCTGGACAGATTTCCACCCGACAGCTTTGTGCGCATGTGTCAGGACCTTCGTGTACTCAATGCCATTCGGGACTATCACATCGGGATTCCCCTCACCTATAGCCA atacaaGCAGCTCACCATCCAGGTGCTGCTGGACAG GCTTGTGTTGCGGAGGCTTTACCCCCTGGCCATTCAGATATGTGAGTACCTGCGGCTTCCTGAAGTGCAGGGCGTCAGCAGAATCCTGGCCCACTGGGCCTGCTACAAG GTACAACAGAAGGACGTGTCTGACGAGGATGTTGCTCGAGCCATTAACCAGAAGCTGGGGGACACACCTGGTGTCTCTTACTCTGACATTGCTGCACGAGCCTATGGCTGTGGCCGCACGGAGCTGGCCATCAAG ctgCTGGAATATGAGCCACGCTCTGGGGAACAGGTTCCCCTTCTCCTAAAGATGAAGAGGAGCAAACTGGCACTAAGCAAGGCCATCGAGAGTGGGGATACTGACCTGG TGTTCACGGTGCTGCTGCACCTGAAGAATGAGCTGAACCGAGGAGACTTTTTCATGACTCTTCGGAACCAGCCCATGGCCTTAAGTTTGTACCGACAG TTCTGTAAGCATCAAGAGCTAGAGACGCTGAAGGACCTTTACAATCAGGATGACAACCACCAGGAGCTGGGCAGCTTCCACATCCGAGCCAGCTACGCTGCAGAGGAG CGTATTGAGGGGCGAGTTGCAGCTCTGCAGACGGCAGCCGACGCATTCTACAAGGCCAAGAATGAGTTTGCAGCCAAG GCCACAGAGGATCAAATGCGGCTCCTACGGCTGCAGCGACGCCTAGAAGATGAGCTGGGGGGCCGGTTCTTAGACCTGTCTCTACACGACACGGTCACCACCCTCATCCTCAGCGGCCAAAACAAGCGCGCGGAGCAGCTGGCACGTGACTTCCGCATCCCTGATAAGAG GCTCTGGTGGCTGAAGCTGACCGCCCTGGCAGATCTAGAAGACTGGGAGGAGCTAGAGAAGTTTTCTAAGAGCAAGAAATCACCCATCGGCTATCTG CCCTTTGTGGAAATCTGCATGAAGCAACACAACAAATATGAAGCCAAAAAGTATGCTTCCCGCGTGGGTCCCGAGCAGAAGGTCAAGGCCTTGCTTCTTGTTGG GGACGTGGCTCAGGCTGCAGACGTTGCCATCGAGCACCGGAGTGAGGCAGAGATGAGCCTCGTATTGTCCCACTGCACCGGAGCCACAGATGGGGCCACGGCTGACAAGATTCAGCGGGCCCGGGCTCAAGCCCAGAAGAAGTGA
- the VPS16 gene encoding vacuolar protein sorting-associated protein 16 homolog isoform X4 has protein sequence MDCYTANWNPLGDSAFYRKYELYSMDWDLKEELRDCLVAAAPYGGPIALLRNPGRKEKPASARPVLEIYSASGVPLASLLWKSGPMVSLGWSAEEELLCVQEDGVVLVYGLHGDFRRHFSMGNEVLQNRVLDARIFHTEFGSGVAILTGAHRFTLSANVGDLKLRRMPEVPGLQSAPSCWTTVCQDRVAHILLAVGPDLYLLDHAACSAVIPPGLAPGVSSFLQMAVSFTYRHLALFTDTGYIWMGTASLKEKLCEFNCNIRAPPKQMVWCSRPRSKERAVVVGWERRLMVVGDAPEGIQYKQLTIQVLLDRLVLRRLYPLAIQICEYLRLPEVQGVSRILAHWACYKVQQKDVSDEDVARAINQKLGDTPGVSYSDIAARAYGCGRTELAIKLLEYEPRSGEQVPLLLKMKRSKLALSKAIESGDTDLVFTVLLHLKNELNRGDFFMTLRNQPMALSLYRQFCKHQELETLKDLYNQDDNHQELGSFHIRASYAAEERIEGRVAALQTAADAFYKAKNEFAAKATEDQMRLLRLQRRLEDELGGRFLDLSLHDTVTTLILSGQNKRAEQLARDFRIPDKRLWWLKLTALADLEDWEELEKFSKSKKSPIGYLPFVEICMKQHNKYEAKKYASRVGPEQKVKALLLVGDVAQAADVAIEHRSEAEMSLVLSHCTGATDGATADKIQRARAQAQKK, from the exons ATGGACTGCTACACCGCGAACTGGAACCCGCTTGGGGACTCTGCCTTTTACCG GAAATATGAGCTGTATAGCATGGACTGGGACCTGAAGGAGGAACTGAGGGACTGCCTGGTGGCCGCCGCGCCCTATGGGGGCCCCATTG CGCTGCTGAGGAACCCTGGGCGGAAGGAGAAGCCTGCCAGCGCACGGCCAGTTCTCGAGATCTACTCGGCTTCTGGTGTGCCTCTGGCCAGTCTGCTG TGGAAGAGTGGGCCCATGGTGTCCCTGGGCTGGTCAGCTGAGGAGGAGCTGCTCTGTGTGCAGGAAGATGGGGTCGTGCTGGTTTATGGGCTTCATGGTGACTTCCGGAGACACTTCAGCATGGGCAAT GAGGTGCTCCAGAACCGGGTTCTAGATGCCCGGATCTTCCATACTGAGTTTGGTTCTGGGGTGGCCATCCTCACAGGGGCTCACCGCTTCACCCTCAGTGCCAATGTGGGCGACCTCAAACTCCGCCGGATGCCAGAGGTGCCAG GTCTGCAGAGTGCACCCTCATGCTGGACCACAGTGTGCCAGGACCGAGTGGCACACATTCTTCTGGCTGTAGGACCTGATCTTTACCTCCTGGATCACGCAGCCTGCTCTGCAGTG ATACCACCTGGCCTAGCTCCAGGAGTGAGCAGCTTCCTGCAGATGGCTGTCTCCTTCACCTACAGACACCTGGCGCTCTTCACAGACACAGGGTACATCTGGATGGGGACAGCATCTCTCAAG GAGAAGCTGTGTGAGTTCAACTGCAACATCCGGGCTCCCCCGAAGCAGATGGTCTG GTGCAGCCGTCCTCGCAGCAAGGAGAGGGCCGTTGTGGTAGGCTGGGAGAGGCGGCTAATGGTGGTGGGCGACGCACCTGAGGGCATCCA atacaaGCAGCTCACCATCCAGGTGCTGCTGGACAG GCTTGTGTTGCGGAGGCTTTACCCCCTGGCCATTCAGATATGTGAGTACCTGCGGCTTCCTGAAGTGCAGGGCGTCAGCAGAATCCTGGCCCACTGGGCCTGCTACAAG GTACAACAGAAGGACGTGTCTGACGAGGATGTTGCTCGAGCCATTAACCAGAAGCTGGGGGACACACCTGGTGTCTCTTACTCTGACATTGCTGCACGAGCCTATGGCTGTGGCCGCACGGAGCTGGCCATCAAG ctgCTGGAATATGAGCCACGCTCTGGGGAACAGGTTCCCCTTCTCCTAAAGATGAAGAGGAGCAAACTGGCACTAAGCAAGGCCATCGAGAGTGGGGATACTGACCTGG TGTTCACGGTGCTGCTGCACCTGAAGAATGAGCTGAACCGAGGAGACTTTTTCATGACTCTTCGGAACCAGCCCATGGCCTTAAGTTTGTACCGACAG TTCTGTAAGCATCAAGAGCTAGAGACGCTGAAGGACCTTTACAATCAGGATGACAACCACCAGGAGCTGGGCAGCTTCCACATCCGAGCCAGCTACGCTGCAGAGGAG CGTATTGAGGGGCGAGTTGCAGCTCTGCAGACGGCAGCCGACGCATTCTACAAGGCCAAGAATGAGTTTGCAGCCAAG GCCACAGAGGATCAAATGCGGCTCCTACGGCTGCAGCGACGCCTAGAAGATGAGCTGGGGGGCCGGTTCTTAGACCTGTCTCTACACGACACGGTCACCACCCTCATCCTCAGCGGCCAAAACAAGCGCGCGGAGCAGCTGGCACGTGACTTCCGCATCCCTGATAAGAG GCTCTGGTGGCTGAAGCTGACCGCCCTGGCAGATCTAGAAGACTGGGAGGAGCTAGAGAAGTTTTCTAAGAGCAAGAAATCACCCATCGGCTATCTG CCCTTTGTGGAAATCTGCATGAAGCAACACAACAAATATGAAGCCAAAAAGTATGCTTCCCGCGTGGGTCCCGAGCAGAAGGTCAAGGCCTTGCTTCTTGTTGG GGACGTGGCTCAGGCTGCAGACGTTGCCATCGAGCACCGGAGTGAGGCAGAGATGAGCCTCGTATTGTCCCACTGCACCGGAGCCACAGATGGGGCCACGGCTGACAAGATTCAGCGGGCCCGGGCTCAAGCCCAGAAGAAGTGA